The Thermococcus eurythermalis genomic sequence AACAGCTAGACCGCTCCAACAGCCACCTGCACGAAAAGATAGGGACAACTGGAAGCGGCTGCGGGCCCGCTAATGCAGACAGGGTCATGAGGAAGGCCAAGCTCGCGAGGGACATCAAGGAGCTTGAGCCCTATCTGACGGACGTCGCCCAGGAGGTAAACGACGCCCTCGACGAAGGGAAGCTCGTCCTCGTTGAGGGGACCCAGGGCTTTGGACTGAGCCTCTACTACGGGACTTACCCGTACGTGACCTCAAAGGACACAACAGCTTCTGCCATTGCGAGCGACGTTGGAATAGGGCCTACGAGGGTTGACGACGTCATAGTCGTCTTCAAGAGCTTCCCGACGCGCGTCGGAGAGGGGCCGTTCCCGACCGAGATGAGTCAGAAAGAGGCTGAGAAAATGGGTCTCGTTGAGTACGGCACAGTTACAGGCAGGAGGAGAAGGGTCGGCTGGTTCGACTTCGAGTTCGCGCGCTATTCGGCGAGGATAAACGGCGCGACGATGCTAGCCGTGACGATGCTCGACAAATACGACAAAGAGGCCTTCGGTGTCACCGACTACGACAAACTGCCGAAGAGGGCCAAGGAGTTCATAGAGGAGATAGAAGAAAGGGTCGGCGTCCCGGTCGGGCTGATAAAGACCGGGCCCGAGCTGGAGCACATCATTGACAGGCGGGACGTCATTTGACGGCGTACTTGCTCTCGACCTGAGCCAGCCTGAACTTGGACGAGATGCCGCTTCCCCTGACGAGGTCGTGGTCCACCAGCTCCCCTGTGAGGGTGTTGTACTTTCCGAAGTATATCCCCTTTTTTCCAACACCTTTTACCCCTGCATAGCCCTCCTCGATGTTGTGGACTATCCATTCAACCTCTATGGTGTCCCCGTACTTTTCCCTCACGAACTGGGTGAACGCTTTGGTGATGGCGCT encodes the following:
- a CDS encoding adenylosuccinate synthetase, which codes for MPSYIVVGGQWGDEGKGSIIAYLALKDKPEVIARGGVGTNAGHSVFINGRKYAVRQLPTGFMQTKARLLVGAGVLVDPEVFFHELEHLKDFNVAERVGIDYRCAIIEEKHKQLDRSNSHLHEKIGTTGSGCGPANADRVMRKAKLARDIKELEPYLTDVAQEVNDALDEGKLVLVEGTQGFGLSLYYGTYPYVTSKDTTASAIASDVGIGPTRVDDVIVVFKSFPTRVGEGPFPTEMSQKEAEKMGLVEYGTVTGRRRRVGWFDFEFARYSARINGATMLAVTMLDKYDKEAFGVTDYDKLPKRAKEFIEEIEERVGVPVGLIKTGPELEHIIDRRDVI